Proteins from a genomic interval of Medicago truncatula cultivar Jemalong A17 chromosome 3, MtrunA17r5.0-ANR, whole genome shotgun sequence:
- the LOC25490802 gene encoding beta-glucosidase BoGH3B → MSFFNFSNQRTPKSKEAMDSLYKNPNEPIEARIKDLLSRMTLNEKIGQMIQIERTVATPSVIKDLSIGSILSSGGSTPFDNALSSDWADMVDGYQKSALESRLGIPLIYGIDAVHGNNSVYGATIFPHNVGLGATRDADLVRRIGAATALEVKASGIHYNFAPCVAVCKDPRWGRCYECYSEDTEIVRKMTSIVSGLQGQPPQGHKHGYPFVAGRENVIACAKHFVGDGGTHKGVNEGDTILSYEDLEKIHMAPYLDCISQGVSTIMASYTSWNGRKLHADHFLLTEILKEKLGFKGFVISDWEGLDRLCKPHGSDYRYCISSAVNAGIDMVMVAVRYKLFIEELTSLIESGEVPMSRIDDAVERILRVKFAAGLFEFPLSDRSLLDIVGCKPHRDLAREAVRKSLVLLKNGKDISEPFLPLNKNAKRILVTGTHADNLGFQCGGWTKTWYGASGRITVGSTILDAVKAAVGAETQVIYEKYPSQDTIERNEFSFAIVAVGEAPYAESLGDNSELTIPFRGTDIISLVADKFPTLVILISGRPLVLEPRLLVKIDALVAAWLPGSEGDGITDVIFGSHDFKGQLPVTWFRSVEQLDQPRDRVAACEPLFPLGFGLNYINK, encoded by the exons ATGTCCTTCTTTAACTTCTCCAACCAAAGAACTCCCAAGTCCAAAGAAGCCATGGATTCCTTATACAAGAATCCCAACGAACCCATTGAAGCTCGTATCAAGGACCTTCTTTCACGCATGACTCTCAACGAGAAGATTGGTCAAATGATCCAAATTGAACGCACTGTTGCTACTCCTTCTGTCATCAAAGACCTCTCCATTG GAAGCATACTAAGTTCTGGAGGCAGTACCCCATTTGATAATGCTCTGTCATCAGATTGGGCTGATATGGTAGATGGCTATCAAAAATCAGCTCTAGAGTCTAGACTTGGGATACCTCTCATATATGGAATTGATGCAGTTCATGGTAATAATAGTGTCTATGGTGCTACCATATTTCCTCACAATGTTGGCCTTGGAGCTACTAG AGATGCTGATTTAGTTAGAAGAATTGGAGCTGCAACGGCGCTTGAAGTTAAAGCAAGCGGAATTCACTATAACTTTGCTCCTTGTGTCGCG GTATGCAAAGATCCTAGGTGGGGAAGATGCTATGAGTGTTATAGTGAAGACACTGAAATAGTCCGAAAGATGACTTCCATCGTTTCTGGTTTGCAAGGTCAGCCGCCACAAGGACATAAACATGGATACCCATTTGTGGCTGGAAG GGAAAATGTTATTGCATGTGCCAAGCATTTTGTTGGTGATGGAGGTACTCATAAGGGTGTGAATGAAGGAGATACTATATTGTCTTATGAAGACTTGGAGAAAATACACATGGCACCTTATTTAGACTGCATTTCCCAGGGAGTTTCAACCATTATGGCGTCCTATACTAGCTGGAATGGGCGCAAACTTCATGCCGACCATTTTCTTTTAACCGAAATCTTGAAAGAAAAACTAGGTTTTAAG GGTTTTGTGATTTCCGACTGGGAGGGGCTCGACCGACTTTGTAAACCTCACGGGTCAGATTATCGGTACTGCATCTCCTCTGCCGTCAATGCTGGAATTGACATG GTGATGGTGGCTGTCAGGTACAAACTATTCATCGAAGAATTGACCTCTTTAATTGAATCAGGTGAAGTGCCAATGAGCAGAATCGATGATGCTGTTGAGCGAATTTTGAGAGTAAAGTTTGCTGCTGGTCTATTTGAATTTCCATTAAGTGACAGATCTTTGCTAGATATAGTTGGTTGCAAG CCACATAGAGATCTTGCACGGGAAGCAGTTCGAAAGTCGTtggttttgttgaaaaatggaaaagatATTAGTGAACCTTTTCTTCCATTGAACAAGAATGCTAAGAGAATTCTTGTTACCGGAACTCATGCTGATAATCTTGGATTTCAATGTGGAGGTTGGACTAAAACTTGGTATGGTGCTAGTGGGAGGATCACAGTTG GTTCAACAATCTTGGATGCTGTTAAAGCAGCCGTCGGAGCTGAAACACAGGTTATTTACGAGAAATATCCATCACAGGACACCATAGAACGTAACGAGTTCTCATTTGCAATTGTAGCCGTTGGTGAAGCTCCTTATGCCGAGTCATTGGGCGACAATTCAGAGCTCACAATCCCTTTCCGTGGAACTGATATTATAAGCTTAGTTGCCGACAAATTTCCAACATTGGTTATTTTGATATCTGGTAGGCCGTTAGTTTTAGAGCCACGGCTTTTGGTAAAGATAGATGCTCTTGTTGCTGCTTGGTTGCCAGGTAGTGAAGGAGATGGAATCACAGATGTAATCTTTGGTAGCCATGACTTCAAAGGTCAACTCCCAGTCACTTGGTTTCGAAGCGTTGAACAGCTTGATCAACCAAGGGATAGAGTTGCCGCATGTGAACCTTTGTTTCCTCTTGGTTTTGGGCTAAACTACATTAATAAGTGA